Proteins encoded together in one Cervus canadensis isolate Bull #8, Minnesota chromosome 7, ASM1932006v1, whole genome shotgun sequence window:
- the S100B gene encoding protein S100-B, whose translation MSELEKAMMALIEVFHQYSGKEGDKRKLKKSELKELINNELTHFLEEIKEQEAVDKVMETLDSDGDGECDFQEFMAFIAMITAACHEFFTQE comes from the exons ATGTCTGAGTTAGAGAAGGCCATGATGGCCCTCATCGAAGTCTTCCATCAATATTCCGGGAAGGAAGGGGACAAGCGCAAGCTGAAGAAATCAGAACTCAAGGAGCTCATCAACAATGAACTTACCCATTTTTTAGAG GAAATCAAAGAGCAGGAGGCTGTGGACAAAGTCATGGAGACACTGGACAGTGATGGGGACGGCGAATGTGACTTCCAGGAATTTATGGCCTTCATTGCCATGATCACCGCCGCCTGTCACGAGTTCTTCACACAGGAATAA